The nucleotide sequence CAAAGTATTGACCTGATGAAGTCGGGAGCGTACACCTGTTCGTGGCGTATCTCACTCCCCGTGGCCACCACGGCTGCACTTCACAGAGAGACAGATGCTCGATGAGGAGTATTCGGAAGACCTTCGCGGTCACCGTCGCCGCGGCGTCGGTACTGGCACTCGCCGCGTGCAGCAGTCAGGGCGGCGCACAGGCGCAGAATCAGGCCACCGGCCAGAGCTACGTGATCGCCATGATCACCCACGAGTCGCCCGGCGACTCGTTCTGGGACAAGGTGCGCGCCGGGGCCGAGCAGGCGGCGACCGAGCTGAACGTCGATCTGCGGTACTCGAACAACCCCGACGGCGGCCAACAGGCCACTCTCGTCCAGAACGCGATCGACTCCCAGGTGGACGGCGTCGCGGTGACGCTCTCGCAGTCCGCGCAGGTCGGTCCGGCCGTGCAACGGGCGGTCGAGGCGGGCATCCCGGCCGTGGCGTTCAACTCCGGGATCGAGGACTACCCGGACTACGGCATCGGGATGTACTTCGGCTCGGACGAGACCCTCGCCGGCCGCAGCGCGGGTGAGCGGATCACCGAGGGCGGCGGCGGCAAGACCCTCTGCGTCATCCACGAGCAGGGTTCGGTCTCCCTGGAGGCCCGCTGCGCCGGCGTGCTCGCCACCTCGCCGGGCACGGAGAACCTGCAGGTCAACGGCGCCGACCTGCCGGCGGTGCAGCAGACCATCGGCGCGAAGCTGCAGCAGGACCCGTCGATCACGCACGTCGTGACGCTCGGTGCTCCCGTCGCACTCGCCGCGACCCAGGCGAAGGCCGAGAGCGGCAGCCAGGCCGAGGTGATCACCTTCGATCTCAACGCCGACGTCGCGGCCGCCGTGCAGGACGGCCGGATCGCCTTCTCCGTCGACCAGCAGCCCTACGTGCAGGGATACATGTCGGTGCAGAGCCTCTGGCTCAACCTCTCCAACGGCAACGACCTGGGCGGGGGCAAGCCGGTGCTGACCGGTCCGTCCTTCGTCGACAGCAGCAACATCGCCGAGATCGCCGAATACACGGCGAACAACACCCGCTGACCGCCCAGGAGCCGTTGCGATGAGTGTCGCCACCCCACCCGCCACCACACCTCCCAAGCCCGGCCCGGAGCGCGTGCAGCGCTCGCTCGGCGCCCGCGCACTGGCCCGC is from Pseudonocardia autotrophica and encodes:
- a CDS encoding substrate-binding domain-containing protein, which encodes MRSIRKTFAVTVAAASVLALAACSSQGGAQAQNQATGQSYVIAMITHESPGDSFWDKVRAGAEQAATELNVDLRYSNNPDGGQQATLVQNAIDSQVDGVAVTLSQSAQVGPAVQRAVEAGIPAVAFNSGIEDYPDYGIGMYFGSDETLAGRSAGERITEGGGGKTLCVIHEQGSVSLEARCAGVLATSPGTENLQVNGADLPAVQQTIGAKLQQDPSITHVVTLGAPVALAATQAKAESGSQAEVITFDLNADVAAAVQDGRIAFSVDQQPYVQGYMSVQSLWLNLSNGNDLGGGKPVLTGPSFVDSSNIAEIAEYTANNTR